The genomic segment CTCGGGGTGTCCAACCCGGTCAGCCCATTGCCCATTTGCGAAGCCTTTTTTCAGGCCGGGCAGGAGCTTGGCATCCCGTTCAATGCCGATTTCAACGGCGCCGCCCAGGATGGCCTGGGCTACTACCAACTGACGCAGTTGAACGCCCGCCGCTCATCGGGCGCGACCGCCTTTCTGAACCCGGTCAAACAGCGGCCGAATTTGACGATCAAGCTGCACACCCGGGTGCTGAAAGTCCTGCTCGAAGGCCCGCGCGCAAGCCGCCGCGCAGCGGGTGTCACCTTGGTGACAGGCAAAAGCCGCAGCCCGGCGACCCTGCGGGCTCACCGCGAGGTGATCGTCTCGTCAGGCGCGATCGGCTCGCCCCAATTGCTGATGCTGTCAGGCATAGGCCCGGGCGCGCATTTGCGCAGCCTGGGATTGGACGTGGCCCATGACCTGCCCGGCGTGGGCGCAAACCTGCAAGACCATCTGGACCTGTTCGTGATCGCCGAATGCACCGGCGATCACAGCTACGACAAATACGAGCGCCCGCAGCACGCGGCCTGGGCCGGCTTGCAGTACCTGCTGTTCAAGCGCGGGCCGGTGGCATCGAGCCTGTTCGAGACCGGCGGCTTTTGGTACGCCGACCGCAGCCACCCGGCGCACTCGCCCGACATACAACTGCACCTGGGCCTGGGCTCGGGGATCGAGGCCGGCATGGCCAGGATGCAGAACTCCGGCGTGACCCTGAACAGCGCCTATCTGCGCCCCCAATCCCGGGGCAGCGTGCGGCTGGCCAGCGCCGACCCTGGCGCCGCACCACTGATCGACCCCAACTACTGGGCCGACAGCCATGACCGCGCAATGGCCATCGGGGGCCTGCGGCTGGCGCGCGACATCATGCAGCAGCCGGCGCTCAGGCGCTATGTCAAAACCGAAGTACTGCCCGGCGCCCGGCGACAAAGCGACCAAGACCTGTACGACTACGCCTGCGCCCATGCCAAGACCGACCACCACCCGGTCGGAACCTGCCGGATCGGCCCGGAAAGCGACGCCCACAGCGTCGTGGCGCCAGACCTGAAGCTCATCGGCATCGAAGGCTTGCGCGTCGTCGATGCATCGGTGATGCCCTTCGTGCCCTCCTGCAACACCAACGCGCCGACCATCATGGTGGCCGAAAAAGCCGCCGACCACATCCTTGCTCGTCTTTGACCCAGCCCCTGGAGAACGCCATGCACATCCGTCTTCCGCAGATCGACGGGTCCGTCAAGACCTACGCCCTCAAAGCCAGCCCCATAGCGCCCGCGCCTGCGCCCGCGCCAGCGGCCCGGCCCGGCCCGTTCAACCGCAGCGTCTACGCCGCTGCGCATGTGGTCGTCGACCCGTGGGCCACGGTCGACCCCTGGGATGCAGCGCCGGTGATCGATTGGGACAGCACGCTGGCTTTCCGTGAACACCTCTACCGGCTCGGCTTCAAAGTCGCCGAGGCCATGGACACCGCGCAGCGCGGCATGGGCCTGGACTGGCCGGTGGCGCGTGAACTGATCCAACGCAGCATCGGCCATGCCCGCGCCGTCGGCGGAGAACTGGCCTGCGGGGTCGGCACCGACCAACTGGCCCCGGGGCCGCAGGTCTCATTGGCCCAGGTCGAGGCCGCCTACCGCGAGCAACTCGGCGTGGTCGAGGCCGAAGGCGGCCGGGTCATCCTGATGGCCAGCCGCGCACTGGCCCGGGCGGCCAACGGCGCCGATGACTACCACGCACTGTATGGCCGCATCCTGAACGATTGCTCGCAGCCGGTGATCCTGCATTGGCTCGGCCCGATGTTCGACCCGGCACTGGCGGCCTACTGGGGTTCGGCCGATCTGGCCACGGCGCTGGAGACCGTGGCCCGGCTGATTGCCGACAATGCGGCCAAGGTCGAAGGCATCAAGGTCTCCCTGCTCGACGCCCGATGGGAGCTGGAACTGCGCCGCCGCCTGCCCCCGGGCGTGAAGATGTACACCGGCGACGACTTCAACTACGCCGAACTGATGGCCGGCGACGAGGCCGGCCACTCCCACGGCCTGCTGGGCATCTTCGACCCGATCGCCCCGGTGGCCGCCGTAGCGCTGGCGCAACTGGCCGCCGGACGCCCCCGGGAATTTCGCCAACTGCTGGACCCCACGGTGGCCCTGTCGCGCGAAATCTTCCGCGCACCCACCCGCCACTACAAAGCCGGCGTGGTGTTTCTGGCCTGGCTCAACGGCCACCAAGCGCATTTCTCGATGGCCGCAGGGCTGTCATCGGCCCGTGGCCCGGTCCATTACGCGAAGCTGTTCGAGCTGGCCGACGCCTGCGGTGTGCTGTCCAATCCGGAACTGGCGCTGGCCCGGATGAAGCAGTTTCTGTCGGTGAACTGCGGGATTGCGGGCTGAGGAATGGCAAAACCCTCGCCGGCTTGTATGGCCGAGGTGATGATGATGGCGCTTGGTGGCGTCAACCGCGACGCCAGCCCAGTGTCGCGTCACCGATCAGATGTCGTAGACTGCGCGCAGCCATCGGAGCGCAGCGCAAGGCGCATCGCTTGCCCATACCGAGCTGTATTGGCAAGCGATGCAACGCCGCGATGCGCTTCGATGGCCAGCGCAGACCGACAGATGATCGGTGACGCGACACTAGCGGGCCTGCGCAGCTTCGACAAGGCGCTCGAGCCAGAACACTGGGCGCGCTACATCGCCCAATTCAGCAACCAGAGCACAGCAGTCGAGCAGGAGATCGCGTGATGGCCGCAGTGATGGAAAAGACAGTTCTGATCCACGGCCGCAGCCCCGACGAGGTACTCGACTTCTGCTTGGACGGCGCCAACTTCCCGCTGATCTTCCCAGAGCCGATCCGCCCGATCGGCAAGGTCGACCCAACTCAGTTGAAGATCACTGTCGGCCGCGAGTTCGAATTCTTGCACTGGATGCTGTATTGCATCCCGTGCAAGTGGCGGGTACGCATAGCGCAGGTGCACCCCGGCACTGCCTTCGTCGATCAGATGCTGCGCGGCCCAATGAAGCGTTTGCGCCATGAGCACATCGTGAGACCAGATCCTTGCGGCACGCTGTACACCGACCTCGTCAGCTACGAGGCCTACGGCGGCCGACTGGTTGAGAAGCTGTTCGTGAATCGATACATGAACCGGCTGTTCGAGGCACGCCACCGCAACATGCGCCGCTTGTTGGAGAACATCCCATGATCGACGTTCTTCCCGGCACCGACCGCCGCCCGACCGACCTTTACATCGACCTGCCTTTCCGGCTCTATCGTCACGATCCGCTCTGGGTGCCGCCACTGCGCGCCGACATCCGCAAGCTGATGTCGCCGAAAAAGAACCCGCTGTTTGCCGAGGCGGCCATCGAGCACTTTGTTGCATTCAACGAAGCTGGCGTGGTGGTGGGTCGTATCAGCGCGACGATCCACCACGACTACAACAGCCGCTTTGGCGAGCAGCACGTGTTCTTCGGCTATTTCCGATGACAAACCGCCAACTCTGCTGCAGACCTACAACCTGCCTTACTACCGCACTCTTCTGGAGCGAGCAGGACTCTCGTTAGCTTTTACCTTCAGCACCTTTGGCATAACCAGCCGAGCGAACGGACGCACCGAGCGTTTGCGAAAGCTCGGTGAGCGGTTGCGCGAGCGCCACCGCATCACTGTGCGTAGCGCCACCCGACAGGACCTTAAGCACAAAGATGAAAAAACACGGAATCCGCCTTGCGCCGCAGGTCGCCGCCGGACGACGGCGCTACAAATCCAGTTCCAGGGTGGCACATGCGGCCCGTGACACGCACAGCATGATCCGGTCTTGCGCGCGCCGCTCATCTTCGTTCAGGTATTGATCGCGATGCTCGGCACTGCCTGACAGCAGGCGCGTCTCGCAAGTCCCGCAATACCCTTCGCGGCACAGGCTTTGCACCTGCACCGGACTGCGCCGCTCGATGGCGTCGAGGATCGATTCGTCCTCGGCCACCACGAGCTCGCAACCGCTGCGGACGAGCCGCACAGTGAACGCCGCGCTGGGCGCTGGCGCCGGTTGCGCAAACTGCTCTACATGCAGCCGCCGTTCGGCACGCAAGCGCCCCCCTGCGGCCTCGATCTCGTCGATCATCCGGCGCGGGCCGCAGACATACAGATGGTCGGCGTCATCGAGCGCGGCCAGCAGTTGCCGCAAATCGACACGCTGCCCCCGCGCGGCGTCATACAAACTGACGTTCCCGCGCGCACCGAGACCAGCGCAGAACGCGGCGTCTGCGGCGCTCCTGAACGCGTAGTGCAAGTGGCATGTCGCATCCTGCGCGCGCAGGGCTTGGAGGTGGGCCATGAACGGCGTAATTCCGATGCCGCCGGCGATGAACACATGCCGGCGCGCGCTCGGATCGAGCGCGAACAGGTTGCTCGGCGCGCTGATCCGGATCGCATCGCCCGGTTGCAGGGTATGCATCCAGGCCGAGCCTGCGCGCGACTGCGGCTCATGCCTGACCGCGATTCGCACCGTGGCGCCGCCGCCATGCGCGTCCAGCAGCGAGTAGGCATTGACGCCGCCGCCAAACCCATCCGCAATCCGCACCAGCAGGTGACTGCCGGACGTAAAGTGCGGGTAGACGCCCTGTCGGACCCGCAATGTGAACTGCTTGATCGCACGCGCCAGCGGCGCGGTATCGGACACCACGGCGTCGAACCAACCGATGTCTGTCATTGACATGCCTGCGACGACCTGTTGCGATGGATGCCGCCCATCATCCGGTGGAAATCCGCGACCGGGCACTCGCAGATCACGGCCACGGTAGCGCCGCCCGGCACTGCGTTGGACATCACACCTAGTGTCGCGTCACCGATCATCTGTCGGTCTGCGCTGGCCATCGAAGCGCATCGCGGCGTTGCATCGCTTGCCAATACGCTCGGTATGGGCCGCGCGATGCGCCTTGCGCTGCGCTCCGATGGCTGCGCGCAGCCTACGACATCTGATCGGTGACGCGACACTAGCCATGCCCGGAAACCGTTGAACGCCTGGTTCTTCGCAATGCTGCCGAACGGATGGCCCGAGCCTGACGAGCGGCTGACACCATGCGGCAGCGTCCCGTGGCCATGGAAAGTGTGCGTGTAGCGGCGCGAATCGACGGAACTGGAAAAACCCGGATGTGCCGGCGGGCGGTGATGGTATTCCATAGGGTTGTCAACGATGATTTTTCAGTTTGCTGGTGTGTCGGTGATCGTGCGCGGTGCACGCTGCAACTGTGTTGCAAC from the Verminephrobacter eiseniae EF01-2 genome contains:
- a CDS encoding SRPBCC family protein; translation: MAAVMEKTVLIHGRSPDEVLDFCLDGANFPLIFPEPIRPIGKVDPTQLKITVGREFEFLHWMLYCIPCKWRVRIAQVHPGTAFVDQMLRGPMKRLRHEHIVRPDPCGTLYTDLVSYEAYGGRLVEKLFVNRYMNRLFEARHRNMRRLLENIP
- a CDS encoding PDR/VanB family oxidoreductase, which encodes MTDIGWFDAVVSDTAPLARAIKQFTLRVRQGVYPHFTSGSHLLVRIADGFGGGVNAYSLLDAHGGGATVRIAVRHEPQSRAGSAWMHTLQPGDAIRISAPSNLFALDPSARRHVFIAGGIGITPFMAHLQALRAQDATCHLHYAFRSAADAAFCAGLGARGNVSLYDAARGQRVDLRQLLAALDDADHLYVCGPRRMIDEIEAAGGRLRAERRLHVEQFAQPAPAPSAAFTVRLVRSGCELVVAEDESILDAIERRSPVQVQSLCREGYCGTCETRLLSGSAEHRDQYLNEDERRAQDRIMLCVSRAACATLELDL
- a CDS encoding dihydrodipicolinate synthase family protein: MHIRLPQIDGSVKTYALKASPIAPAPAPAPAARPGPFNRSVYAAAHVVVDPWATVDPWDAAPVIDWDSTLAFREHLYRLGFKVAEAMDTAQRGMGLDWPVARELIQRSIGHARAVGGELACGVGTDQLAPGPQVSLAQVEAAYREQLGVVEAEGGRVILMASRALARAANGADDYHALYGRILNDCSQPVILHWLGPMFDPALAAYWGSADLATALETVARLIADNAAKVEGIKVSLLDARWELELRRRLPPGVKMYTGDDFNYAELMAGDEAGHSHGLLGIFDPIAPVAAVALAQLAAGRPREFRQLLDPTVALSREIFRAPTRHYKAGVVFLAWLNGHQAHFSMAAGLSSARGPVHYAKLFELADACGVLSNPELALARMKQFLSVNCGIAG
- a CDS encoding GMC family oxidoreductase — encoded protein: MENYDYIIAGGGSAGCVLANRLSADPSVSVLLIEAGGPDRHPLFHWPAGFAKMTKGIASWGWSTVPQKHLQGRVLRFTQAKVIGGGSSINAQLYTRGAAADYETWVRDAGALGWGYADVLPYFKRSENNQRFANEHHSYGGPLGVSNPVSPLPICEAFFQAGQELGIPFNADFNGAAQDGLGYYQLTQLNARRSSGATAFLNPVKQRPNLTIKLHTRVLKVLLEGPRASRRAAGVTLVTGKSRSPATLRAHREVIVSSGAIGSPQLLMLSGIGPGAHLRSLGLDVAHDLPGVGANLQDHLDLFVIAECTGDHSYDKYERPQHAAWAGLQYLLFKRGPVASSLFETGGFWYADRSHPAHSPDIQLHLGLGSGIEAGMARMQNSGVTLNSAYLRPQSRGSVRLASADPGAAPLIDPNYWADSHDRAMAIGGLRLARDIMQQPALRRYVKTEVLPGARRQSDQDLYDYACAHAKTDHHPVGTCRIGPESDAHSVVAPDLKLIGIEGLRVVDASVMPFVPSCNTNAPTIMVAEKAADHILARL